A single Comamonas sp. NLF-1-9 DNA region contains:
- a CDS encoding TRAP transporter large permease subunit has product MQFIASNFAPIMFIGLICFLILGFPVAFSLGAAGLAFGALGVYLDIFPTAILSVLPLRLIGIMANETLLAVPFFTLMGLILERSGMAEDLLDSVGQVFGPMRGGLALAVVLVGAMLAATTGVVAASVISMGLISMPIMLRYGYSRSLASGVIAASGTLAQIIPPSLVLIVLADQMGKSVGDMYKGAFIPGFTLMGLYILWVVGLAIFKPKTVPALPPEARTFIEPSGSHGYTSLTVLFVFCVAVGVLLAHEMTAIHTWWQGELVEFVPTDEKIVVAMCGGSFVGWLIAVINRVTGLGLLSKLAERVTFVLIPPLLLIFLVLGTIFLGVATPTEGGAMGAMGALIMATMRKRLSWKLLRQALDTTTKLASFVMFILVGATIFSMVFQAADGPVWVEHLLSKLPGGQLGFLIFVNIMVFFLAFFLDFFELSFIVVPVLAPIADKMGIDLIWFGVLLAVNMQTSFLHPPFGFALFYLRSVAPEKPYVDTHTGKTMEPVTTMQIYKGAIPFLLLQLTMVALMIAFPALVTGGLDKPVQVDMNAVQQQMLQDLNETERNSDFNSLPGLFEQSTPAPAPADGGGASSAPQGGSGLPGAAQDGAFGPVGGEPEDPMKAIQESLRK; this is encoded by the coding sequence ATGCAATTCATTGCTTCCAACTTCGCCCCGATCATGTTCATCGGGCTGATCTGCTTTCTGATCCTGGGCTTTCCGGTGGCGTTTTCGCTGGGCGCGGCGGGCCTGGCCTTCGGCGCGCTCGGGGTCTATCTGGACATCTTTCCCACCGCCATCCTCTCGGTGCTGCCGCTGCGCCTGATCGGCATCATGGCCAACGAGACGCTGCTGGCCGTGCCCTTCTTCACGCTCATGGGCTTGATTCTTGAGCGCAGTGGCATGGCCGAAGATCTGCTGGACTCTGTCGGTCAGGTGTTCGGGCCGATGCGCGGCGGCCTGGCGCTCGCCGTGGTGCTGGTCGGCGCGATGCTGGCGGCCACGACCGGCGTCGTCGCGGCTTCGGTCATCTCGATGGGTCTCATTTCCATGCCCATCATGCTGCGCTACGGCTACAGCCGCAGTCTGGCCAGCGGGGTGATCGCCGCTTCGGGGACGCTCGCGCAGATCATCCCGCCGTCGCTCGTGCTCATCGTGCTGGCCGACCAGATGGGCAAGAGCGTGGGCGACATGTACAAGGGCGCCTTCATCCCGGGCTTCACGCTGATGGGGCTGTACATCCTGTGGGTGGTGGGGCTGGCCATCTTCAAGCCCAAGACCGTGCCGGCCCTGCCGCCCGAGGCGCGCACCTTCATCGAGCCCAGCGGCAGCCACGGCTACACCTCGCTGACCGTGCTGTTCGTCTTCTGCGTGGCCGTGGGCGTGCTGCTGGCGCACGAGATGACCGCCATCCATACCTGGTGGCAGGGCGAGCTGGTCGAGTTCGTGCCCACCGACGAGAAGATCGTCGTGGCCATGTGCGGCGGCAGCTTTGTCGGCTGGCTGATCGCGGTGATCAACCGCGTCACCGGCCTGGGTCTGCTGTCCAAGCTGGCCGAGCGCGTGACCTTCGTGCTGATTCCGCCGCTGCTGCTCATCTTCCTGGTGCTGGGAACCATCTTCCTCGGCGTGGCCACCCCCACGGAAGGCGGCGCCATGGGCGCAATGGGCGCCTTGATCATGGCCACCATGCGCAAGCGCCTGTCCTGGAAGCTACTGCGCCAGGCGCTCGATACCACCACCAAGCTGGCGTCCTTCGTGATGTTCATCCTGGTGGGCGCGACGATCTTCAGCATGGTGTTCCAGGCGGCCGACGGCCCGGTCTGGGTCGAGCACCTGCTGTCCAAGCTGCCCGGCGGGCAGCTCGGCTTCCTGATCTTCGTGAACATCATGGTGTTCTTCCTGGCCTTCTTCCTGGACTTCTTTGAACTGTCGTTCATCGTCGTCCCGGTGCTGGCCCCGATTGCCGACAAGATGGGCATAGACCTGATCTGGTTTGGCGTGCTGCTGGCGGTGAACATGCAGACCTCCTTCCTGCACCCGCCGTTCGGCTTTGCGCTGTTCTACCTGCGCTCGGTCGCGCCTGAAAAGCCCTATGTGGACACGCACACCGGCAAGACCATGGAGCCGGTCACGACCATGCAGATCTACAAGGGCGCGATCCCCTTCCTGCTGCTGCAGCTGACCATGGTGGCGCTGATGATTGCCTTCCCGGCGCTGGTCACCGGCGGACTCGACAAACCGGTGCAGGTGGACATGAACGCGGTGCAGCAGCAGATGCTGCAGGACTTGAACGAGACCGAGCGCAACTCGGACTTCAACAGCCTGCCCGGGCTGTTCGAGCAGTCCACGCCCGCGCCCGCGCCCGCAGATGGCGGCGGCGCCAGCAGCGCGCCGCAGGGCGGCTCCGGCCTGCCGGGGGCGGCGCAAGACGGCGCCTTCGGCCCGGTCGGCGGGGAGCCCGAGGACCCGATGAAGGCGATCCAGGAATCCTTGCGCAAGTAG
- a CDS encoding TRAP transporter small permease subunit, producing the protein MQALLSLSRAIDRLNMFIGKYAIWLIFGATVISAVNAVIRKIFNYSSNGFLEVQWYLFAWSFLIAAGYTLLKREHVRIDVLNSHFPKKVQLAIEMFGLVFFLTPVCLMVLYYVTPLTLQMYQSGEMSNNPGGLIRWPVWLALPLGFTLLLLQGWSELIKCIAFALGKGPDPTIKPDEKSDEQELIEALRQESAAKAAKPGPSQAPAH; encoded by the coding sequence ATGCAGGCTTTGCTCTCGCTATCGCGGGCCATAGACAGACTCAACATGTTTATCGGCAAGTACGCGATCTGGCTGATTTTCGGCGCGACCGTGATCAGCGCCGTCAACGCGGTGATCCGCAAGATCTTCAACTACAGCTCCAACGGTTTTCTCGAGGTGCAGTGGTATCTGTTTGCCTGGTCTTTCCTGATTGCCGCCGGCTATACGCTGCTCAAGCGCGAGCACGTGCGCATCGACGTGCTCAACAGCCACTTCCCCAAGAAGGTGCAACTGGCCATAGAGATGTTCGGCCTGGTGTTCTTCCTCACGCCGGTGTGCCTGATGGTGTTGTACTACGTCACGCCGCTGACCCTGCAGATGTACCAGAGCGGCGAGATGTCGAACAACCCCGGCGGCCTGATCCGCTGGCCGGTGTGGCTGGCCCTGCCGCTGGGCTTCACGCTGCTGCTGCTGCAGGGCTGGTCGGAACTGATCAAGTGCATTGCCTTCGCGCTGGGCAAGGGGCCGGATCCGACCATCAAGCCCGATGAGAAATCGGACGAGCAGGAGCTGATCGAGGCGCTGCGCCAGGAAAGCGCTGCCAAGGCTGCCAAGCCCGGGCCCAGCCAGGCTCCGGCCCACTGA